In Pseudomonas oryzicola, one DNA window encodes the following:
- a CDS encoding sulfite exporter TauE/SafE family protein → MMDIAVLSVFAFAAGLIDAAVGGGGLIQIPALFNVLPTAQPAALLGSNKLASVCGTSFAARSFIRKVTLDWGLIVPAALSAFVMSFAGAATVSLVPPSVMRPAVLVLIVLMAFYTFCKKDFGTLHKPAKIGRKEQCLAVLIGGAIGFYDGLFGPGTGSFLIFLFIRFFALDFLHASASAKLVNIATNLAALVFFVPSGNVLYAIALPMAACNVIGALTGTWLAVRKGAGFVRGLFLVLLCVLIAKLSWDLLAG, encoded by the coding sequence ATGATGGATATCGCTGTGCTCTCCGTGTTCGCCTTCGCCGCAGGGTTGATCGACGCTGCCGTCGGTGGCGGCGGACTGATCCAGATTCCGGCCTTGTTCAACGTGTTGCCCACGGCGCAACCGGCGGCACTGCTTGGCAGCAACAAGCTGGCGTCGGTCTGTGGCACGTCGTTCGCGGCCCGTTCGTTCATCCGCAAGGTGACGCTGGACTGGGGGCTGATCGTGCCAGCGGCGCTCAGTGCCTTCGTCATGTCGTTTGCCGGAGCTGCCACGGTGTCGCTGGTGCCGCCCAGCGTGATGCGCCCGGCGGTGCTGGTGCTGATCGTGCTGATGGCCTTCTACACCTTCTGCAAGAAGGATTTCGGCACGTTGCACAAGCCCGCGAAGATCGGCCGCAAGGAGCAGTGCCTGGCAGTACTGATCGGCGGCGCGATCGGCTTTTACGATGGCCTGTTCGGGCCGGGCACCGGCAGCTTCCTGATCTTCCTGTTCATCCGCTTCTTCGCGTTGGACTTCCTGCACGCCTCGGCGTCGGCCAAGCTGGTCAACATCGCCACCAACCTGGCGGCGCTGGTGTTCTTCGTGCCCTCGGGGAATGTGCTGTATGCCATCGCCCTGCCCATGGCCGCGTGCAACGTCATCGGCGCGCTGACCGGTACCTGGCTGGCGGTGCGCAAGGGGGCGGGTTTTGTACGCGGACTGTTCCTGGTGCTGTTGTGCGTGCTGATCGCCAAGCTGTCATGGGACTTGCTGGCCGGCTAG
- a CDS encoding glycine zipper domain-containing protein produces the protein MRLTLPSLALGLLLCQGAFAGDGTAAIGGGLGGVLGNVVGQQIGGRTGAAIGAGLGGAAGSAVGASKGNRTEAAIGGGLGSAGGSLLGGAVGGKTGSTVGAGLGGAAGGAIGNHLGDNGGRHHRHRH, from the coding sequence ATGCGCTTGACTCTGCCTTCCCTTGCCCTTGGCCTGCTGCTGTGCCAGGGCGCTTTCGCCGGTGACGGTACTGCCGCCATTGGCGGTGGCCTGGGTGGTGTTCTGGGTAACGTTGTCGGCCAACAGATCGGCGGCCGCACCGGGGCGGCCATTGGCGCCGGCCTCGGCGGCGCAGCCGGCAGTGCGGTAGGCGCAAGCAAAGGCAACCGTACCGAAGCGGCCATCGGCGGTGGCCTGGGCTCGGCCGGTGGTTCGCTGCTGGGCGGCGCGGTGGGCGGCAAGACCGGCTCCACCGTGGGTGCAGGCCTGGGCGGCGCGGCCGGTGGTGCCATCGGTAACCACCTGGGCGACAATGGCGGCAGGCACCACCGTCACCGCCACTGA
- a CDS encoding GGDEF domain-containing protein, producing MPVEPMVFPAQSRLLHVVILLALTFALTLGGILARPIESLSLFWPVNAVLAGVLLRFPRQATLTGFALIWLAMVGADLLCGSAWVPALWFNLCNLGMVVTLWQLLSRLPRLHQRMRTPHGVISVFAACAAGAMVAASMATLMAAPWFEQSLHATWLAWFSEQFSTSVLVLPVLLTAPSARALVRGGAQAIRLAPLLVLLASLALGIAFGGPGAIAFPIAALLWCAWTYSPFLVALLTLTAGSTLIVAVAQNLMHFIVPQSELGVTTLVSARLGIAMLVLGPLVVACVSQANRSLMARLAHQATIDHLTGALTRSAFTRRANALLDSRQQHAQALPLTLMMLDIDHFKAVNDAHGHAVGDQVLRQFAGALQDQLHDSELFARLGGEEFVVIIPGLAPDRAKFTAERLRRAVQELHVVQADQRLQITVSIGLAGCAADTPAPTLDELLARADQALYRAKAHGRNRVEQAEAQRQVI from the coding sequence TTGCCGGTCGAGCCCATGGTTTTTCCAGCCCAGTCGCGCTTGCTGCACGTCGTCATTCTGCTTGCCTTGACCTTCGCCCTGACCCTGGGCGGTATCCTGGCCCGTCCGATCGAATCACTGTCGCTGTTCTGGCCGGTCAATGCGGTACTCGCCGGGGTGTTGCTGCGCTTCCCGCGGCAGGCAACGCTGACGGGCTTCGCCCTGATCTGGCTGGCCATGGTTGGCGCCGACCTGCTGTGCGGCAGCGCCTGGGTACCAGCCCTGTGGTTCAACCTGTGCAACCTGGGCATGGTGGTCACGCTGTGGCAGTTGCTTTCGCGCTTGCCACGCCTGCACCAGCGCATGCGTACCCCCCACGGCGTAATCAGCGTGTTCGCCGCTTGTGCCGCCGGCGCCATGGTAGCGGCCAGCATGGCAACCCTGATGGCCGCCCCCTGGTTCGAACAGTCCTTGCACGCTACCTGGCTGGCCTGGTTCAGCGAACAGTTCTCTACCAGCGTGCTGGTGCTGCCAGTGCTGCTTACGGCGCCCTCGGCACGCGCCCTGGTACGTGGCGGCGCCCAGGCCATCCGCCTGGCACCGTTACTGGTACTGCTGGCTTCGCTGGCGCTGGGCATTGCTTTTGGCGGGCCCGGGGCCATTGCGTTCCCGATTGCCGCGCTGTTGTGGTGCGCCTGGACGTATTCACCGTTTCTGGTTGCCCTGTTGACGCTTACCGCCGGTAGCACACTGATCGTGGCGGTGGCGCAAAACCTCATGCACTTCATCGTGCCGCAGAGCGAGCTGGGCGTGACCACCCTGGTGTCTGCGCGCCTGGGCATTGCCATGCTGGTGCTCGGGCCGCTGGTGGTCGCCTGCGTCAGCCAGGCCAACCGCAGCCTCATGGCCCGCCTGGCGCATCAGGCCACCATCGACCACCTCACCGGCGCGCTCACCCGCAGTGCCTTCACCCGCCGCGCCAATGCCCTGCTGGACAGCCGTCAGCAACACGCCCAGGCGCTGCCGCTGACCCTGATGATGCTGGACATCGACCACTTCAAGGCCGTCAACGATGCCCATGGGCATGCGGTGGGCGACCAGGTGCTGCGCCAGTTTGCCGGAGCCCTGCAAGACCAGTTGCACGATAGCGAACTGTTCGCCCGCCTGGGCGGCGAGGAGTTCGTCGTGATCATTCCGGGCCTGGCGCCCGACCGCGCCAAGTTCACTGCCGAACGCCTGCGCCGCGCCGTCCAGGAGCTGCATGTGGTGCAGGCCGACCAGCGCCTGCAGATTACCGTGAGTATCGGCCTGGCCGGTTGTGCCGCCGACACGCCAGCGCCCACCCTGGACGAACTGCTGGCGCGCGCCGACCAGGCGCTGTACCGGGCCAAGGCACATGGCCGCAACCGCGTGGAGCAGGCCGAGGCGCAGCGCCAGGTGATCTGA
- a CDS encoding LysR family transcriptional regulator, translating into MALDMLREIQAFVSVAHKRSFVAAARALGRSPSAVTRAVQTLEDNAGSKLLNRNASAVSLTEAGERLLPHAERLLDVQRDAADELAALSGSAQGWIRFAVPQLLGEHVLPQVLAEFSRRHPQVTLDVQYSDGALDPLQGKFDFVVRGAFPQSSELIGYPLWDYQRHLYASPAYLASAGTPQHPEELHGHALILHTAPRILKAWHFCRDGQITSLRPRPRLRLDSGDAVYHSTLAGAGIARLAAWVGETQVRAGRLVRVCPHYRLTSSSGQDAQMHAVYPAGGLPARVRDLLEALRRAGMGY; encoded by the coding sequence ATGGCATTGGACATGCTGCGGGAAATCCAGGCCTTCGTCAGCGTGGCGCACAAGCGCAGCTTTGTCGCTGCCGCCCGCGCCCTGGGCCGCTCGCCAAGCGCGGTAACCCGCGCAGTACAGACCCTCGAAGACAACGCTGGAAGCAAGCTGCTGAACCGCAACGCCAGCGCCGTCAGCCTGACCGAAGCCGGCGAGCGCCTGTTGCCACATGCCGAGCGCTTGCTGGATGTGCAACGTGACGCCGCCGATGAACTGGCCGCGCTCAGCGGCAGTGCACAGGGCTGGATCCGCTTCGCCGTGCCGCAGCTGCTGGGTGAACATGTGCTGCCCCAGGTACTGGCCGAGTTCTCCCGTCGCCACCCGCAGGTAACACTGGACGTGCAGTACAGCGACGGGGCCCTCGATCCGCTGCAAGGCAAATTCGACTTCGTGGTGCGCGGTGCCTTTCCGCAATCCAGCGAGTTGATCGGTTACCCGCTGTGGGATTACCAGCGTCACCTGTATGCAAGCCCGGCGTACCTGGCATCGGCAGGCACGCCGCAGCACCCCGAAGAGCTGCACGGGCACGCACTGATCCTGCACACCGCCCCACGCATCCTCAAAGCCTGGCACTTCTGCCGTGACGGACAGATCACCAGCCTGCGCCCAAGGCCAAGGTTGCGCCTGGATTCAGGCGACGCGGTGTATCACAGCACGCTGGCCGGTGCCGGTATCGCCCGCCTGGCTGCCTGGGTCGGCGAAACGCAGGTCAGGGCCGGGCGCCTGGTGCGGGTATGCCCGCACTACCGCCTGACCTCCAGCAGCGGCCAGGACGCGCAGATGCATGCCGTTTACCCTGCCGGCGGGCTGCCGGCGCGCGTACGAGACTTGCTTGAGGCCCTACGGCGCGCCGGCATGGGTTACTGA
- a CDS encoding cysteine hydrolase family protein: MTAFAVNAALLLIDLQAGIHHPRLGRRNNPEAELRMGELLAAWRHSARPVVHVRHLSRSVDSVFWPGQSGCEFQPAFTPLASETLFDKHVPDAFANSGLERWLHTRGIHQLVIAGVITNNSVESTARSAGNLGFDVVVVEDACFTFDLHDLQGRLWPAEDVHALSLANLALDYARISRTEQVLAGSTLAGGR; this comes from the coding sequence ATGACCGCTTTCGCCGTCAACGCAGCCCTGCTGCTGATCGACCTTCAGGCTGGCATCCATCACCCACGTCTGGGCCGGCGTAACAACCCCGAAGCCGAACTGCGCATGGGCGAGTTGCTGGCTGCCTGGCGTCACTCGGCACGCCCGGTGGTTCATGTACGCCATCTGTCACGCTCCGTGGATTCGGTGTTCTGGCCAGGCCAGTCCGGTTGCGAATTCCAGCCTGCTTTCACGCCACTGGCGAGCGAAACGCTGTTCGACAAACATGTGCCCGACGCCTTCGCCAACTCCGGCCTGGAGCGCTGGCTGCACACCCGTGGCATCCACCAACTGGTCATCGCCGGGGTCATTACCAACAACTCCGTGGAATCCACCGCCCGCTCGGCGGGCAACCTCGGTTTCGACGTGGTGGTGGTCGAAGATGCCTGCTTCACCTTCGACCTGCACGACCTGCAAGGCCGGTTGTGGCCTGCAGAGGATGTGCATGCGCTGTCGCTGGCCAACCTGGCCCTGGATTATGCGCGTATCTCGCGCACGGAACAGGTACTGGCTGGCAGCACGCTTGCGGGCGGCCGCTGA
- a CDS encoding histidine phosphatase family protein, producing MGNLYLIRHGQASFGAEDYDVLSPVGVRQSQALGEHLAQLGVRLDRCVAGNLRRQQDTARLALEALHASGCPVPAVETDAAFNEFDADGVIRALLPGLLPDEPDALHILRNGAQHRSEFQRLFALMVQRWYEGEHADDGLETWQAFTTRVRDGLHRVLDGAAGSENIAIFTSGGTIAALLHLVTRITPGQAFALNWQIINTSLSQLKFRGRDVALASFNSQAHVQLLKAPELVTYR from the coding sequence GTGGGCAACCTCTACCTGATCCGACATGGCCAAGCCTCCTTCGGCGCCGAGGACTACGACGTCCTCTCGCCGGTGGGCGTGCGCCAAAGCCAGGCCCTCGGTGAACACCTGGCCCAGCTCGGCGTGCGCCTGGACCGCTGCGTGGCAGGCAACCTGCGCCGCCAGCAGGATACCGCGCGCCTGGCACTGGAAGCCCTGCACGCCAGTGGCTGCCCGGTGCCGGCTGTTGAGACCGATGCCGCGTTCAATGAGTTCGATGCCGACGGCGTGATCCGCGCCTTGCTACCCGGGCTGCTGCCGGACGAGCCTGATGCCCTGCACATCCTGCGTAATGGTGCACAGCATCGCAGCGAATTCCAGCGCCTGTTCGCACTGATGGTACAGCGTTGGTACGAGGGCGAGCATGCCGACGATGGCCTGGAAACCTGGCAGGCCTTCACCACTCGGGTGCGCGATGGCCTGCACCGCGTACTCGATGGCGCCGCCGGCAGCGAGAATATCGCCATCTTCACCTCGGGCGGCACCATTGCCGCCCTGCTCCACCTGGTTACCCGTATTACCCCCGGCCAGGCGTTCGCGCTGAACTGGCAGATCATCAACACGTCGCTCAGCCAGCTGAAGTTCCGCGGCCGCGACGTGGCACTGGCTTCCTTCAACAGCCAGGCCCATGTGCAACTGTTGAAGGCGCCGGAGCTTGTCACCTATCGATGA
- a CDS encoding alpha/beta fold hydrolase: MSARHSSTALPRRFSRTLLACALLPLGLMAPNIATAASQQVQPAASVTDDFGPLKHINAGVLDVAYVEQGPADGPVVILLHGWPYDIHSFEHVAPALAAKGYRVLVPYVRGYGQTRFLSAATPRNAQPAALASDLIAFMDALHIQRAVLAGFDWGARTADIVSALWPERVKALVSVSGYLISSQEAAKAPLPPSAELQWWYQYYFATARGQAGYEQNRHAFAKLIWQTASPKWAFDDATFERSAKALDNPDQVAITVHNYRWRLGLAQGETRYDPLEARLARFPGISVPTITLEGDANGAPHPPAEAYAQRFTGKYQYRLISGGIGHNLPQEAPQAFIQAVVDADHL; encoded by the coding sequence ATGTCTGCCCGCCACTCGAGCACTGCCCTGCCACGCCGTTTCAGCCGTACGCTGCTTGCCTGTGCCCTGCTGCCGCTTGGCCTGATGGCGCCGAATATCGCCACGGCTGCGTCACAGCAGGTTCAGCCAGCCGCCAGCGTGACGGATGACTTCGGCCCGCTGAAACACATCAACGCCGGCGTGCTCGACGTGGCCTATGTCGAGCAAGGCCCTGCCGACGGCCCGGTAGTGATCCTGTTGCATGGCTGGCCCTACGACATCCACAGCTTCGAACACGTCGCACCAGCCCTCGCCGCCAAAGGCTACCGGGTGTTGGTGCCCTACGTACGCGGCTATGGCCAGACCCGCTTCCTGTCTGCCGCCACCCCACGCAACGCCCAGCCAGCAGCGCTGGCCAGCGACCTCATCGCGTTCATGGACGCGCTGCATATCCAGCGTGCCGTGCTCGCCGGCTTCGATTGGGGCGCACGCACGGCCGACATCGTCTCGGCACTGTGGCCCGAGCGGGTCAAGGCGCTGGTGTCGGTCAGCGGCTACCTGATCAGCAGCCAGGAAGCCGCCAAGGCCCCCCTGCCCCCCAGCGCCGAACTGCAATGGTGGTACCAGTATTACTTCGCCACCGCACGCGGCCAGGCCGGCTATGAGCAGAACCGCCATGCCTTCGCCAAACTGATCTGGCAAACCGCCTCCCCCAAGTGGGCCTTCGACGATGCCACCTTCGAGCGCAGTGCCAAGGCTCTGGACAACCCCGACCAGGTAGCGATCACCGTGCATAACTACCGCTGGCGGCTGGGACTGGCCCAAGGCGAAACACGCTACGACCCGCTTGAAGCCAGGCTGGCCCGCTTCCCTGGCATCAGCGTGCCGACCATCACCCTGGAGGGCGACGCCAACGGCGCCCCGCATCCACCAGCCGAAGCCTATGCGCAGCGCTTTACCGGCAAGTACCAGTACCGGCTGATCAGCGGCGGGATTGGCCACAACCTGCCCCAGGAAGCACCGCAGGCGTTCATCCAGGCAGTTGTGGATGCGGATCACCTTTAA
- a CDS encoding SLC13 family permease produces the protein MNQELLWVLGLLATVIILFVVNRPRMDVVALLVILALPLSGILTVEQALAGFSDPNVVLIAALFVIGEGLVRTGIAYRIGEWMSERAGNSEARLLVLLMVAVAGLGSMMSSTGVVAIFIPVVLSIAARQQLSPSRLMMPLAFAGLISGMLSLVATPPNVVVHSELVRHGEAGFSFFSFTPFGVVVLVLGIGYMLLTRHWLNGEVRKDGRVESRRTLLDLVLDYKLNGRERRLRIRPHSPLIGHTLGELELRTRHGANVIGIERQHKFTTRVIAADSGTVLQQGDVLLLDLFANHDDLRSLCQSMQLEPLHFKAAYFIDQSQELGMAEVSLPPGSQLIGKSILELAFRTRFDLNVVGLRREQAAIDAQLVEEKLRLGDTLLVVGPWKAVRQLQSRPKDFLVLSLPAEIDLVAPARRRAPQALLSLAVMVGLMVSGAVPNVIAALIGCLLMGAGRCIDMNSAYRAIHWQSLVLIVGMLPFAQALQKTGGIDLAVGGLVSVLGGAGPGAILACLFAVTALIGLFISNTATAVLMAPVAVSTAAQLGMSPYPFAMTVALAASAAFMTPVSSPVNTLVLGPGQYRFADFVKVGVPFTLLVMLVTVLMVPWFFGL, from the coding sequence ATGAACCAAGAGCTGCTCTGGGTCCTCGGCCTGTTGGCCACCGTCATCATCCTGTTCGTCGTCAACCGCCCGCGCATGGACGTGGTCGCGCTATTGGTGATCCTCGCCCTGCCGCTGTCGGGCATTCTCACCGTGGAGCAGGCACTGGCCGGTTTCAGCGACCCCAACGTGGTGCTGATCGCTGCGCTGTTCGTGATCGGTGAAGGCCTGGTGCGCACCGGCATTGCCTACCGCATCGGCGAGTGGATGAGCGAACGGGCCGGCAACAGCGAAGCCCGCCTGCTGGTGCTGCTGATGGTGGCCGTGGCGGGGCTGGGATCGATGATGAGCTCCACTGGCGTGGTGGCGATCTTCATCCCGGTGGTGCTGAGCATCGCCGCGCGCCAGCAGCTTTCACCCAGCCGGCTGATGATGCCACTGGCCTTCGCCGGCCTGATCAGCGGCATGCTCAGCCTAGTGGCCACGCCGCCCAACGTGGTGGTGCACAGCGAGCTGGTGCGCCATGGCGAAGCGGGCTTCAGCTTTTTCAGCTTCACCCCGTTCGGCGTGGTGGTGCTGGTGCTGGGCATAGGCTACATGCTGCTGACCCGGCATTGGCTGAATGGTGAGGTACGCAAGGACGGCCGGGTGGAAAGCCGCCGCACCTTGCTCGACCTGGTACTGGACTACAAGCTCAACGGCCGTGAGCGGCGCCTGCGCATCCGCCCTCATTCGCCGCTGATCGGCCATACCCTGGGCGAACTGGAGCTGCGTACCCGGCATGGCGCCAACGTGATCGGTATCGAACGCCAGCACAAGTTCACCACGCGGGTGATTGCTGCCGATTCCGGTACCGTGCTGCAGCAGGGTGACGTGCTGCTGCTGGACCTGTTCGCCAACCATGACGACCTGCGCAGCCTGTGCCAGTCCATGCAGCTGGAGCCATTGCACTTCAAGGCAGCGTATTTCATCGACCAGTCGCAGGAGCTGGGCATGGCCGAGGTGTCGCTACCACCCGGCTCGCAACTGATTGGCAAGAGCATCCTCGAACTGGCCTTTCGCACCCGTTTCGACCTCAACGTGGTTGGCCTGCGCCGCGAACAGGCAGCGATCGACGCGCAACTGGTGGAAGAGAAGCTGCGCCTGGGTGACACCCTGCTGGTGGTCGGCCCATGGAAGGCGGTGCGCCAGCTGCAAAGCCGGCCCAAGGACTTCCTGGTCCTGAGCCTGCCTGCGGAAATCGACCTGGTCGCGCCCGCGCGCAGGCGTGCACCGCAGGCGCTGCTGAGCCTGGCGGTGATGGTCGGCCTGATGGTCAGCGGCGCGGTACCCAACGTCATTGCCGCGCTGATCGGCTGCCTGCTGATGGGCGCAGGCCGCTGCATCGACATGAACAGCGCCTACCGGGCCATCCATTGGCAAAGCCTGGTACTGATTGTCGGCATGCTGCCCTTTGCCCAGGCGCTGCAGAAAACCGGTGGCATCGACCTCGCCGTGGGCGGGCTGGTCAGCGTACTGGGCGGTGCCGGCCCAGGCGCCATCCTGGCCTGCCTGTTTGCGGTCACTGCACTGATCGGCCTGTTCATCTCCAACACCGCCACTGCGGTATTGATGGCCCCGGTCGCCGTCAGCACCGCCGCGCAGCTGGGCATGTCACCCTACCCGTTCGCCATGACCGTGGCGTTGGCCGCCTCGGCCGCGTTCATGACACCGGTATCCTCGCCGGTCAACACCCTGGTGCTGGGCCCCGGACAATACCGCTTTGCCGACTTCGTCAAGGTCGGCGTGCCATTCACCCTCCTGGTGATGCTGGTGACGGTCTTGATGGTGCCGTGGTTCTTCGGGCTGTGA
- a CDS encoding phosphotransferase family protein, whose translation MTLTDQSTQVRPGEELDAAVIDPYLKANIPGLEGLPRITQFPGGASNLTYLVSYRDRDFVLRRPPFGQKAKSAHDMGREFRILNQLNSGFPYCPKAFVHCTDISLIGGEFYVMERVNGIILRSDIPAELDLDAPRTEALCKSFIDRLVELHQVDYNACGLADLGKPQGYVQRQIEGWTSRYEKALTPDAPRWEQVTAWLREKMPADHPRPAIVHNDYRFDNVILDAANPMHIIGVLDWEMATLGDPLMDLGNSLAYWIEADDPAPMQLMRRQPSNAPGMLNRRQFVDYYAERAGIRLDNFDFYYCYGLFRLAGIVQQIYYRYYHGQTQDKRFAQFIHMNRLLEQMTLQVIAKSSL comes from the coding sequence ATGACGCTCACCGACCAGTCCACCCAGGTACGCCCCGGCGAAGAACTCGATGCAGCCGTCATCGACCCTTACCTCAAGGCCAATATTCCCGGCCTGGAAGGCCTGCCGCGCATCACCCAGTTCCCCGGCGGTGCCTCCAACCTCACCTACCTGGTCAGCTACCGGGACCGCGACTTCGTGCTGCGCCGCCCGCCGTTCGGCCAGAAGGCCAAGTCGGCCCACGACATGGGCCGCGAATTTCGTATCCTCAACCAGCTGAACAGCGGCTTCCCGTACTGCCCCAAGGCCTTCGTGCACTGCACCGACATCAGCCTGATTGGCGGCGAGTTCTACGTCATGGAACGGGTCAACGGCATCATCCTGCGCTCGGACATCCCGGCCGAACTGGACCTCGATGCCCCGCGCACCGAGGCCTTGTGCAAGAGCTTCATCGACCGCCTGGTGGAGCTGCACCAGGTGGACTACAACGCTTGCGGCCTGGCCGACCTCGGCAAGCCACAAGGCTATGTGCAGCGCCAGATCGAAGGCTGGACCAGCCGCTATGAAAAGGCCCTGACCCCGGACGCCCCGCGCTGGGAACAGGTGACCGCCTGGCTGCGCGAAAAGATGCCCGCCGACCACCCACGCCCGGCCATCGTGCACAACGACTACCGTTTCGACAACGTGATCCTCGATGCCGCCAACCCCATGCACATCATCGGTGTGCTGGACTGGGAAATGGCCACCCTCGGCGACCCGTTGATGGACCTGGGCAATAGCCTGGCCTACTGGATCGAGGCCGATGACCCGGCGCCGATGCAACTGATGCGCCGCCAGCCCAGTAACGCGCCGGGCATGCTCAACCGTCGCCAGTTCGTCGACTACTACGCCGAGCGCGCCGGCATCCGCCTGGACAACTTCGATTTCTACTATTGCTACGGCCTGTTCCGCCTGGCCGGCATCGTCCAGCAGATCTACTACCGCTATTACCATGGGCAGACCCAGGACAAGCGTTTCGCCCAGTTCATCCACATGAACCGCTTGCTGGAACAGATGACCCTGCAGGTTATCGCCAAGTCCAGCCTCTGA
- a CDS encoding RcnB family protein, translating to MKLHYLLLAALPCLPLTVGAAPSSEESITAPETHNRELKVGDKAPDQYKRDDQALKDWKGKGLPAPEKESHWVRMGDHYVLVQITNGVVLAIQPAR from the coding sequence ATGAAACTGCACTACCTGCTGCTTGCCGCACTGCCCTGCCTGCCCCTGACCGTCGGCGCCGCGCCGTCCAGCGAAGAAAGCATCACCGCCCCGGAAACCCACAACCGCGAGCTCAAGGTCGGCGACAAGGCGCCTGACCAGTACAAGCGCGATGACCAGGCTCTGAAGGACTGGAAAGGCAAAGGCCTGCCGGCACCAGAGAAGGAAAGCCACTGGGTACGCATGGGCGATCACTACGTGCTGGTGCAGATCACCAACGGTGTCGTGCTGGCGATCCAGCCAGCGCGCTGA
- a CDS encoding SDR family oxidoreductase has translation MSKTHLFDLDGKIAFVSGASRGIGEAIAHLLAQQGAHVIVSSRKLDGCQQVAEAIIAAGGKATAVACHIGELEQIQQVFAGIREQFGRLDILVNNAATNPQFCNVLDTDPGAFQKTVDVNIRGYFFMSVEAGKLMREQGGGSIINVASINGVSPGLFQGIYSVTKAAVINMTKVFAKECAPFGVRCNALLPGLTDTKFASALVKNDAIRNAALQQIPLKRVADPREMAGAVLYLASDASSYTTGTALNVDGGYLS, from the coding sequence ATGTCCAAGACCCACCTGTTCGACCTCGACGGCAAGATCGCCTTCGTTTCCGGCGCCAGCCGCGGCATTGGCGAGGCGATTGCCCACTTGCTGGCGCAGCAAGGTGCCCATGTGATCGTGTCCAGTCGCAAGCTCGACGGCTGCCAGCAGGTTGCCGAGGCCATCATCGCCGCGGGTGGCAAGGCCACTGCGGTGGCTTGCCACATTGGCGAACTGGAGCAGATCCAGCAGGTGTTCGCCGGTATTCGCGAACAGTTCGGTCGGCTGGATATCCTGGTCAACAACGCCGCCACCAACCCACAGTTCTGCAATGTGCTGGACACCGACCCGGGCGCGTTCCAGAAGACGGTGGACGTCAACATCCGTGGCTATTTCTTCATGTCGGTGGAGGCTGGCAAGTTGATGCGCGAGCAGGGCGGCGGCAGCATCATCAACGTCGCATCGATCAACGGGGTTTCGCCTGGCCTGTTCCAGGGCATTTATTCGGTAACCAAGGCGGCGGTCATCAACATGACCAAGGTCTTCGCCAAGGAATGCGCGCCGTTCGGCGTCCGCTGCAACGCCCTGTTGCCGGGCCTGACCGACACCAAGTTCGCCTCGGCCCTGGTGAAGAATGACGCCATCCGCAACGCCGCGCTGCAGCAGATCCCGCTCAAGCGCGTGGCCGACCCCAGGGAAATGGCCGGCGCCGTGTTGTACCTGGCCAGCGATGCCTCCAGCTACACCACCGGCACAGCACTCAATGTCGACGGTGGGTATCTGTCCTGA
- a CDS encoding SCP2 sterol-binding domain-containing protein translates to MTSVADAVKKMQEKFNPSAAAGLDLVFGFNITDEDKHYALIVKDGTCDLQEGENPDTNCTLVMDSETLKGIVSGETDGMQAFMSGKLRVEGDMMLSMKLSELFPS, encoded by the coding sequence ATGACCTCCGTAGCTGATGCCGTCAAAAAGATGCAAGAGAAGTTCAACCCATCCGCTGCCGCCGGCCTGGACCTGGTGTTCGGCTTCAACATCACCGACGAAGACAAGCACTACGCGCTGATCGTCAAGGACGGCACCTGCGACCTGCAGGAAGGCGAAAACCCGGATACCAACTGCACGCTGGTGATGGACAGCGAAACCCTCAAGGGTATCGTCAGCGGCGAAACCGACGGCATGCAAGCGTTCATGAGCGGCAAGCTGCGCGTTGAAGGCGACATGATGCTGTCTATGAAGCTCAGCGAGCTGTTCCCATCCTGA